A DNA window from Parabacteroides johnsonii DSM 18315 contains the following coding sequences:
- the pyrH gene encoding UMP kinase, giving the protein MAQYKRILLKLSGESLMGGKQYGIDEVRLNEYATQIKEIAEMGVQIGIVIGGGNIFRGLSGASKGFDRVKGDQMGMLATVINSLALSSALVAQGVKAKVLTAIRMEPIGEFYNKWRAIELLEQGHVVIMSGGTGNPFFTTDTGSSLRGIEIEADVMLKGTRVDGIYTADPEKDPTATKFSDITYDEIYTRGLKVMDLTATTMCKENNLPIIVFDMDTNGNLKKVMSGENIGTLVHN; this is encoded by the coding sequence ATGGCTCAGTACAAACGTATCCTGTTGAAATTAAGCGGAGAATCGCTTATGGGAGGTAAACAATATGGTATAGACGAAGTTCGTCTGAACGAATATGCGACGCAGATCAAGGAAATTGCCGAAATGGGTGTCCAGATCGGAATTGTGATTGGTGGCGGCAACATCTTCCGCGGCCTGAGCGGGGCTTCCAAAGGCTTCGACCGTGTGAAAGGCGACCAGATGGGGATGCTGGCAACGGTCATCAACAGTCTGGCCTTGAGTTCTGCCCTCGTCGCTCAGGGCGTGAAAGCCAAAGTGCTGACTGCTATCCGTATGGAACCGATCGGCGAGTTTTATAATAAATGGCGTGCGATCGAATTGCTTGAACAGGGCCATGTTGTGATTATGTCGGGCGGTACTGGCAATCCGTTTTTTACGACTGACACAGGTTCTTCCCTGCGTGGTATCGAGATCGAAGCGGATGTGATGCTGAAAGGAACCCGTGTAGATGGTATCTATACTGCCGATCCGGAAAAGGATCCGACGGCCACCAAGTTCTCGGACATCACCTACGACGAAATCTATACGCGTGGCCTCAAGGTGATGGACCTGACAGCCACCACGATGTGTAAGGAAAACAATCTTCCGATCATTGTCTTCGACATGGATACCAATGGTAACCTGAAAAAGGTGATGAGTGGTGAAAATATCGGAACGCTGGTGCATAATTAA